In the genome of Brachypodium distachyon strain Bd21 chromosome 3, Brachypodium_distachyon_v3.0, whole genome shotgun sequence, the window AGTTCTTGTACTACTATATTTCAGATCGATCGGTACTTGTTGTACAGCTGCTATCAGATCGataggaaaagaaagagaacagaaaagaaggacaatcTAGACTTTTGTTCAAATCAATCTTTTACTTGTTTTGATCTGGAGCTAGTTTGTGTACCAAACACATTTGTTTGGTGAAGTAGAGTTGAGGTCAAGTGGAGTTAAATGTGGAGTGGAGTTGAGGAGTGAAGCCCTCCCAAACAGGCCCATGATATTAACCCTCGGAGAAATATTCTTAGCAACAAGGTTAATAGCATATGGGTAGCTCTAGACACTGAAACCAATTGTTCTACTAATAAGTAAACAGGCCCTAATCTATGGCtggtttatttttgttgattttcaaTTAGAGAAGAACTCAAAATCATAAATTATGCTAAATAAAGCTACAAGGAACTATTACCTGATTCAGACTGAACAAATGTATGAGTACATAATATAAATTCAAGAAAGCTGATTTCGATATCTAGAACTTCAGATTTGAGACCCAGTTTAGACAGACTGATACAGATTCAGGACTATTTGCAAAGTATATACTGTAATAATAATCCTTTACCatcaataaaataaataattttcTTATAAGTAACTCAATCATAGAATTTGAGTTTTGAACGCCAAGACAAAAGTTAAGCTCTATCCTTTCTTGCCGAACTCTAGAAGAATTTGGTGCCTTTCAATCTGGATTGACTCACAGATCCTCAACCCAGGCTCATGGAAACCATCCCTATCAACTCCTGCATAGCTGGTGGACTCACCACCATGGAGACCTGCCCTCTATCCTCATCCTATGTCTTGggaaattcagaaaaaaagtTCCTACAATTTCTCAACAAGAGATCAATGTCCTTTTTTAGTCAACTTGCAAAAATTGAGGTGGTAGCTTGCACAGTGACCAGCTGCAAAGGCCTTGGGCCTCTAAAAGCTGGGTAGTAGGCTTTAATTTCTTTCTAGGGCGTTGCACTCTTATAAATATTTTCTGTGAAACTTCCCTCTTTACAAATGAAAATGGAAAGTCTCTTGCCACCTTTAAGAAATAATAACTAATATAGATCACTATATCTTGACAGGCATAGCAATTTAATCTTTCACTATATCTAGGTTTATTGTAAAGACATCAACTTATTACCATACTAATAAGTCATGAGAAGATAATGAGCTGCAGACTTTAATTGTTGACTGTAGTGGAAATGATTGTGTACTTACCAGCATTCTTGAGGGTTCCAACCAAGTTAAATAGATGCCTGTCCCCTGTCTAAGATTGCGCCCTAAAAAGATATTCCGGAAAGTTGACAAGGAGGATTCTTCCTCAACCGTTGGTTTTTTTATTCGTCGAGCAATGACGTCATCCAAAGCCTTCACAAACGTTTTGCCATCAACATCTCTAACAAGAGTTATACTCAATGATTTCACAACTGGTGCTGCATAGTACACAGTCCCGTCAGCATGTATTACAATTTCATGAACTTCTTCGGCATTTGCTTGTTGGAGCTTGGTTCTTACCTTTAAAAATGGTGTTGAAAACTGAGGAAGCATCGAAGCTCTCAATGCCAACCTTTTCTTTCCATTGCTCAGTGTCAAGTCCAATTGAATAATCCACATAGAATGCAGCAGCATATACTTTAACAAAGAACTTCTCTCTGTAACCTAGAGTTAGCTAAAATTCAAATTGCAAAATGTAAAATTAAGAATACGAACTATAGTCGCAAATAACTGCACATGCCAATTGAGTGACCTACTTGAATCCATTTAACTCTATCTTTATTTTCGTATGAAAGAGGGTGTAAGCATCCAATACATGCATACAAGACGACTTAAGTTGAACTTTGGGGCTCAAATGGTGAAAATAACCACAGCCATGCAACAGTGCAAGGACCAAGCATGATGTCAAGCATGCATGGATGTGCTAGAACATTCCTTAGAAATGGTTGCATAAAAGCAGCATAGATCGCAGGCCCATGTGAAACAGATGGAGTTTGACACAATTATCAAAGAAGGTAGTAACTAAAAGCTGTTCAAATTGGAAATAGACCAGAATCACGATCAATACTTTCACAATCCAAAATAAAGCAAGTTGATGAACATAAACGATGTGGTAGCTAGAGTTAGTGAGCTACACCTACGTTTCTGAGTTCATGATGCTGAACCAAAATATCAATACATTAAAAAGTGTGCCAAGTGTAGTCCAAAGACAAATAGTAGAACAGTTCAAGAGCACTCAAAGTGTAGGTGAAAGCAGCACAGCCGCCATCATGCTGTGTACTAATGTGAATGTAAGAAAGTGAGTGGGCCAACATGTTTCTTATGATCATGAGCTTTTAAAGTTGTCATCGTTGGCAGGTGAACAAGAACACTTGGGGATCAATAGTTCAATACTAACCATGCAGGGCCATCATTGCCTGCTTTTTATTCACCCAAACTAAGATTATATATATGATACCATATTGCATGCATAGTATTCATTTGAAACGAATTGCGTGAAAAAGACATTGCAAGCACATAATTAATGAACCGAACAAATGGTCACGAATTGCGTGAAAAAGACATTGCCTGCTTTTTATTAATCCCAAACTAAGATTATATATACGATACCACATTGCATGCATAGTATTCATTTGAAACGAATTGCATGAATAAGACATTGCCAGCACATAATTAATGAACCGAACAAATGGTCACGACTTGATCTAGGGATGACAATGGTCAATTTGATTTCATGTATTTCAAAACGCACGTGTGGTGCGGCAATGGTGACAGGATGCAATAGATTGTTTGACTCGGGGTATAACTTCATGCTTATTGCAGACTTGCAAATATGACCTAATGCAAGATTCCAGTTAATATATTTGTCTTATTCTCCCCTCTCTAATTTTGAGTACCAATGATTGCACACACACGCTGAAGAAAAAACACCAGAAAAGGCTCCCATGTAAATCAGGTGGAACTTGGTTAGAAATAATATCAGCGTGACAATTTTTATAAATCGAAATTAGTATCTGAAACAGGGAGGGGTCCAAATTCAGCATGTTCTGTTTCATTTAAATCGTAACATATTTGAACTTAATATGCCTCTATATATATAACATGACGATCGAAGATAATATATGGAAATTAGCATGTATTAGATAAGAAGGTACTCGTGGTAGCTCTAGCAGCGCAATTACACAGGGCATTTTACCTGAGGTTGATATGGTTAGGAGATTTGGCAGAACTCCATGTAAGCTAAATTGATACCACTGTAATCAGATTACACTTTCATTCAGGAAAAAAGAATCTTGGAACATTGTGATGACATTCTCAGTGGTTAAAACCTCACAGTTAAAATAGATATCATATCACATATTCAATCAAGTATTCCGGTCATGCCAGGGATTTTGGATTCAAACATTCTAGGTCATAGAGAAAGAACTATAGGTGTAGCCCAAAGTTGTTACGAAGAATTTGTTCAGGTTTaccataaaataaaatgtaaagGTGATTCAAAAGAGAGAGAGTAAAGTACAAGAAGGGTGTTGCTTGGGTTTAGAAAAGTGCAAGCGAGAGTTTTTTGGTCCCGGATATTTAGAATTGCACATTTAGGTCCCTAACTTGTTCAGAATTTACATGTGGCACTAGATCCAAACATGCGAAATTAGAAAGTAATGACAATGTGGCACCTTGACCCTACTGAAGCAAGAGTTTTACCATATGATAGCTAGCTAAATTTTTTTCCCTCAAACACACCTAGCGgtgtgtcattttcattaagaagaagacacGAGCTTGTGAGTACAACCGGCAAACCGGaacaaagcaaaacaaaatcaaaacacaagaaaaagaaaaagggaggaGCAACAAAAGCTATACGAGGTCGAGGCCAAGCCACATCATATATTCAATCAAGTATTCAACAAAAATCAAGTTACACACAAGTTTGACCATATGATAGCTAACTACAATACATTGTAAGCTTGTAAAAGTTGTCCGGTGACATGTGAAAACTTccttaaaataaaaaataaatacatgcTCAGATTGTGCTTTAGATTGAGTTAAGGTGTCATGTCAATTCTAATAACGAATAAAATAGGGAATGGCACTTCATTGACCCACTTATGAAGGTTGAAGGACCACAAGGTGCAACTCAAGTTCAGGCACCCAGTTTTCTTCTGAGAAACCGTAAAAGGCTTTGTCTTGATGCATTAATTAGAAGAGAGAAGTGTAACAGCATTGCAGTTACAAGCCCGGATGAACGGGTCAGCAGACattaacttttcttttcttttcgaaaaggaggttgaACCCCCGGTCTGCATCAAAAGGATGTACACAGCCATAGCAGAAATTAACTACTCTACAACCCTCCCATAAGAACTAATGCCCAGGAACTAGCATACTGAGACACCACCAGGTGACACGTCAGCACAAGTTTATGGACATGGTGCACTTCAGGAGCGCCATTTCAAAAACCGAGTTACACACCAGTAGATTGTAAGGAGACGTAATCACCACAGCATGTAATTGTGTAATACAGCATTTGGTGATCTCTAACATATTACTGTTATAGATAGCAGTCACTGCATAAACATAGTCTGTACAGCAATTTGGAGTAGAGTAGTGAAATACAACAAAATACCTAGGGAAGTGAAATCTGGCAATTGCTTGGGCAGACATTTAATATAAATTCATTACTTTAGTAACTTATGCAGCATGCATAATTCATACTATTTGTTTGTTATAAAATAAACTAAAGAAGGGAATACTGCACTTGTGTTAACAAGGATATGGAGGTGAAGAAAGTAGTCACTGACAACACAATCACAATGTACCTGTGCCAAGAATGACCAAGGGTTCTGTGTAGCCTGGAAGCGTTAACTCTCGAGGGAACTTCACATTTGTCGCGCCTTCCCCAACAAAAGCATCACCAACTACAGCAAAAGTacagaaaaaagaatgatGATTCATCGTTATGAGTTATGTTGCAATAGTTAAAAGTTAATCTTGAATTACATTTTAAGAAATACATTATGCCGAGCAAACTGAAACAGCCCATAGTTAATTTTAAAATCCTCTTCTATGAAGTTTGATTGTCTGAAAGTGCAAGATAATAGATTTTGCAGCCCAATGATTGCAATATGTTGGTATATAACTACATTACATTACGAGATTCTTGATCAACCAGAGCATAACTTGCAACCTCAATTGTTCATTTCCTCCAAGAAAAACACAACCAAACCATATGTAATGTGCAGAACTCTGTACCCTAACAACCATGGGTATGACATGGGTACATATTTTTAAGTTTTAACAACAGGACAAATGCATATCCAACAGAATGAGTTGTTATCAGAGGAACAAGAGAAGTTTACTGGAGATTTGCATATGGCAAGTGGTTCTTCCCCTACCTTATCCTACATTTATTATTTGCAGGTTATTGATGTGCACACGA includes:
- the LOC100834808 gene encoding fatty-acid-binding protein 3, chloroplastic, which translates into the protein MIVAASVVAVLPLAGPALARPAAAPLRTFPLSRGDVLAGSASRLACRCRVARGGARRPLISFAAGENAVGDAFVGEGATNVKFPRELTLPGYTEPLVILGTGYREKFFVKVYAAAFYVDYSIGLDTEQWKEKVGIESFDASSVFNTIFKAPVVKSLSITLVRDVDGKTFVKALDDVIARRIKKPTVEEESSLSTFRNIFLGRNLRQGTGIYLTWLEPSRMLISISTNQDACQVDAETKSATVNYALYDGFFGGSPVSPTLKSSTAQLLEAILTN